From Variovorax sp. PMC12, the proteins below share one genomic window:
- a CDS encoding TRAP transporter small permease, whose translation MTTPPESGPTLDAASPIPPDIEAADEPTKVPLAIEDWLTVIIMGALALITFANVLVRYFTDSSFAWTEEFSVFLMIMLALVAGSAAVARDRHIRIEYFSESGSMARRKRLAQFGALMIAILFTLIGALSIRMVWDDYRFEETTPGIGLPAWWYSIWLPIVSFAIALRAIGLMVRRGRKKNYKSEDTK comes from the coding sequence ATGACAACTCCACCCGAGTCCGGCCCCACGCTGGACGCCGCCAGCCCCATCCCCCCCGACATCGAAGCCGCCGACGAACCCACCAAGGTGCCACTGGCCATCGAAGACTGGCTCACCGTCATCATCATGGGCGCCCTGGCGCTCATTACCTTTGCCAACGTGCTGGTGCGCTACTTCACCGATTCGTCCTTCGCGTGGACCGAAGAGTTCTCGGTGTTCCTCATGATCATGCTGGCGCTGGTGGCCGGCTCGGCCGCCGTGGCGCGCGACCGGCATATTCGCATCGAGTACTTCTCCGAAAGCGGCTCGATGGCGCGGCGCAAGCGGCTCGCGCAGTTTGGCGCGCTGATGATCGCCATTCTGTTCACCCTCATCGGCGCGCTCAGCATCCGCATGGTGTGGGACGACTACCGCTTTGAAGAAACGACGCCGGGCATCGGGCTGCCGGCGTGGTGGTATTCGATCTGGCTGCCTATCGTGTCCTTCGCGATCGCGCTGCGCGCCATCGGCCTCATGGTCCGCCGCGGCCGCAAGAAAAACTACAAGTCAGAAGACACCAAGTGA
- a CDS encoding tautomerase family protein — MPNILVKIPQGAFPGESRATLVRKINEAAAAVEQMPDEPRARFMCWVLVDEVAAGGWTCGGADATAQYLPCMARVLLPAGVLDDESRSLYAARMHAAFAEAMPADDRRRLMTSVVLDEVPDGAWGVGGQIWTLPDFARNAGYAHLQHLARSPA, encoded by the coding sequence ATGCCCAACATCCTCGTGAAGATTCCCCAAGGCGCCTTTCCCGGCGAGAGCCGCGCCACGCTGGTTCGCAAGATCAATGAAGCGGCCGCGGCCGTCGAGCAGATGCCGGACGAGCCCCGTGCGCGTTTCATGTGCTGGGTGCTGGTGGACGAGGTCGCTGCCGGCGGCTGGACCTGCGGCGGCGCCGACGCCACCGCGCAATACCTGCCGTGCATGGCGCGGGTGCTGCTGCCGGCCGGCGTGCTCGACGACGAATCGCGCAGCCTCTATGCCGCGCGCATGCATGCAGCCTTCGCAGAAGCCATGCCGGCGGACGACCGGCGGCGCCTCATGACCTCCGTGGTGCTCGACGAAGTGCCCGACGGCGCCTGGGGCGTGGGCGGCCAGATATGGACGCTGCCCGACTTCGCTCGCAACGCGGGCTATGCCCATCTGCAGCACCTGGCGCGCAGCCCTGCATGA
- a CDS encoding Bug family tripartite tricarboxylate transporter substrate binding protein: MKKRQLLHLAALAATFFLAGHAQAQDFPPKKPVTLVVGFAPGGAADAAARLIARKLGEDIGQTVIVDNKAGAGGNIAHQYVATGPADGSMLLLGSVGPLTIAPHVMKVSYDPFKDLAAVSGGVNFPNVLVVHKGLGVKTLAEFVALSKKKPGSVDFASTGAGSASHLAGELFNQRAGIDMVHVPYKGGAPALQDLLGQRIASYFSAPPTALPQIEAGNLVPLASTGLSRPAYMPNIPTVAESGYPGFEALNWYAFMAPGKTPAALLDRWNHAIVKVLADPGVKEALNKHGLTPQPTTRAELTDFMRKEDSKWSAIVRDRKITAN; the protein is encoded by the coding sequence ATGAAAAAGCGACAACTTCTGCACCTCGCGGCCCTGGCCGCCACCTTCTTCCTGGCAGGGCATGCGCAGGCACAAGACTTTCCGCCGAAGAAGCCAGTCACCCTGGTGGTCGGCTTCGCACCGGGCGGCGCGGCGGACGCCGCCGCACGCCTGATCGCCAGGAAGCTCGGCGAAGACATCGGCCAGACGGTGATCGTCGACAACAAGGCGGGCGCGGGCGGCAACATCGCCCACCAGTACGTGGCCACGGGGCCCGCCGACGGCTCGATGCTGCTGCTCGGCTCCGTCGGGCCGCTGACCATCGCCCCGCATGTCATGAAGGTGAGCTACGACCCGTTCAAGGACCTGGCCGCGGTTTCCGGCGGCGTCAACTTTCCCAACGTGCTGGTGGTGCACAAGGGCCTGGGCGTGAAGACCCTGGCCGAGTTCGTGGCCCTGTCGAAGAAGAAACCCGGCAGCGTCGACTTCGCCTCGACCGGTGCCGGCTCCGCGTCCCATCTGGCCGGAGAACTGTTCAACCAGCGAGCCGGCATCGACATGGTGCATGTGCCTTACAAAGGCGGCGCCCCGGCCCTGCAAGACTTGCTGGGCCAGCGCATCGCCTCGTATTTTTCGGCGCCGCCGACTGCATTGCCGCAGATCGAGGCCGGCAATCTGGTTCCGCTGGCCAGCACGGGCCTGAGCCGCCCGGCCTACATGCCCAACATCCCGACGGTGGCGGAGTCGGGCTACCCCGGCTTCGAAGCCCTCAACTGGTATGCCTTCATGGCACCCGGCAAGACGCCCGCGGCCCTGCTGGATCGCTGGAACCATGCCATCGTCAAGGTGCTGGCCGATCCTGGCGTGAAGGAAGCGCTGAACAAGCACGGCCTGACCCCGCAGCCGACCACCCGCGCCGAGCTCACCGACTTCATGAGGAAAGAGGATTCCAAATGGAGCGCGATCGTGCGCGACCGCAAGATCACCGCGAACTGA
- a CDS encoding dienelactone hydrolase family protein gives MTTTPRPLTEDDPLDDFTARRITLDGVEKKVYVLGEGPAVIVMTEMPGISPHVARFARWVRDAGFTVYMPSLFGRDGAVPGAEEGVAVFRRTCVSAEFRAFAANESSPVTQWLRALARLAHAECGGPGVGAIGMCFTGNFALSMMLEPAMLAPVVCQPSLPMDNPAATNMAPEELAAVRERLEREDLTVMAYRFEGDKHCRAQRFAAFSEALGERFVARVLPDSAANTDTPPFFAQVVASPHSVVTAHLIDEAGQPTLAARDEILAFFAGRLRQG, from the coding sequence ATGACGACGACGCCCCGCCCCCTGACCGAAGACGACCCGCTCGACGATTTCACCGCGCGCCGGATCACGCTCGACGGCGTGGAAAAGAAGGTCTACGTGCTCGGCGAGGGCCCGGCCGTGATCGTGATGACCGAGATGCCCGGCATCAGTCCGCATGTGGCGCGCTTTGCACGCTGGGTGCGCGACGCGGGCTTCACCGTCTACATGCCGTCGCTGTTCGGCCGCGACGGTGCCGTGCCCGGCGCGGAAGAAGGCGTGGCCGTGTTCAGGCGCACCTGCGTGAGCGCGGAGTTCCGCGCCTTCGCCGCCAATGAATCGAGCCCGGTCACGCAATGGCTGCGCGCGCTTGCGCGGCTCGCGCATGCAGAGTGCGGCGGCCCCGGCGTGGGCGCCATCGGCATGTGCTTCACCGGCAACTTCGCGCTGTCGATGATGCTGGAGCCCGCGATGCTGGCGCCGGTGGTGTGCCAGCCTTCGCTGCCGATGGACAACCCCGCCGCCACGAACATGGCGCCGGAGGAACTGGCCGCGGTCCGCGAGCGGCTGGAGCGCGAAGACCTGACGGTCATGGCTTACCGCTTCGAAGGCGACAAGCATTGCCGGGCGCAGCGCTTTGCCGCCTTCTCCGAGGCGCTGGGCGAACGCTTCGTGGCCCGTGTGCTGCCGGACAGCGCGGCCAACACCGACACCCCGCCCTTCTTCGCGCAGGTGGTGGCGAGCCCGCACAGCGTGGTGACGGCGCACCTGATCGACGAGGCGGGCCAGCCGACGCTGGCGGCGCGTGACGAGATCCTGGCGTTCTTCGCCGGGCGGCTGCGGCAGGGCTGA
- a CDS encoding nucleoside hydrolase, translated as MPPPNSINTARHTLIIDTDPGADDVIALLFAMAAPERLNIQALTTVAGNVPLAKTSRNARLACEWAGRPDIAVYAGAQRPLKRTPIYAANIHGREGLTGVDVYEPAAPLAEGSAVDYLVRTLRAAPEKSVTLVMLGPQTNLALALEQAPDIVRGLRELVLMAGAHFNGGNITPVAEFNVFADPHAAEAVLASGVPITMLPLDVTHKILTSDERIARLRKLGNRAGAIVADILDAYAPQEMKHYDMPGGPVHDATVTAYLLQPSLFRGRRIHVEIDSREGMGFGQTVADWHGSLRRPANANWIIDGDAQGFFDLLTEHIARLP; from the coding sequence ATGCCGCCGCCGAATTCCATAAACACTGCACGTCACACGCTCATCATCGACACGGACCCCGGCGCCGACGACGTGATCGCGCTGCTCTTCGCGATGGCCGCGCCCGAGCGGCTGAACATCCAGGCGCTGACCACCGTGGCCGGCAACGTGCCGCTGGCCAAGACTTCGCGCAATGCGCGCTTGGCGTGCGAGTGGGCCGGGCGGCCGGACATTGCGGTCTACGCGGGCGCGCAGCGGCCGCTGAAGCGCACGCCGATCTACGCGGCCAACATCCACGGGCGCGAAGGCCTCACCGGCGTCGACGTGTACGAGCCCGCGGCGCCGCTGGCGGAAGGCAGCGCGGTCGACTACCTCGTTCGCACCTTGCGCGCCGCGCCGGAGAAAAGCGTGACGCTGGTCATGCTCGGCCCGCAGACCAACCTTGCGCTGGCGCTGGAACAGGCACCCGACATCGTGCGCGGCCTGCGCGAACTGGTGCTGATGGCCGGCGCGCATTTCAATGGCGGCAACATCACGCCCGTGGCCGAGTTCAACGTGTTCGCCGACCCGCACGCGGCCGAGGCGGTGCTCGCGAGCGGCGTGCCGATCACCATGCTGCCGCTGGACGTGACGCACAAGATCCTCACGAGCGACGAGCGCATCGCGCGGCTGCGCAAGCTGGGCAACCGCGCCGGCGCGATCGTCGCGGACATCCTGGACGCCTACGCGCCGCAGGAAATGAAGCACTACGACATGCCCGGCGGACCGGTGCACGATGCCACGGTCACGGCCTACCTGCTGCAGCCTTCGCTGTTCAGGGGCCGGCGCATCCACGTGGAGATCGACAGCCGCGAGGGCATGGGCTTCGGGCAAACGGTGGCCGACTGGCATGGCAGCCTGCGCCGGCCGGCCAACGCGAACTGGATCATCGACGGCGATGCGCAGGGCTTCTTCGACCTGCTGACGGAACACATCGCGCGGCTGCCTTGA
- the hsdR gene encoding type I restriction-modification system endonuclease — translation MQGDKASNFGHLKAHDEQLVRLGMLAERYFADDPNTCLLKLRQLTELLAQLAASNVGVFTSSEEKQVDLLRRLQDQGIIPREVGALFAQVRRSGNNANHSFGGDHRTALLSLRLTWQLGVWFHRTFKDPAFKSGPFLPPVPPANESVELTTELNALRVELAQYRATHQDAAQVLDQAQAQIRRAEEDRAFWENMATEAESAKAALLQRMELLQAQAGAEPPQAIARLVAAANSAAAVIQISEDDTRKLIDEQLASAGWTVDSARLTFSKGARPQRGQNLAIAEWPTETGPADYALFIGLTPVAIVEAKRKNIDVSAALQQAKRYSRGFRASPEVELPADNFGANAEFRIPFVFSTNGRPYLRQLAEKSGVWFCDLRRPENLGHALDGWYTPEGLSALMERDEDRAHTELANAPFEYGFPLRPYQQNAIRATEASIHEGQRAILLAMATGTGKTKTCIALIYRLLNAKRFRRILFLVDRSALGEQAANAFKDTRMERLQTFADIFGIKELDAPRPDADTAVHLATIQGMVQRVLYTAEGELPPPVDQYDCIVVDECHRGYLLDRELSDTELSFRGYDDYVSKYRRVLDHFDAVKVGLTATPALHTTQIFGPPVFTYGYREAVVDGWLVDYEPPIQVHTHLSSEGIAWKAGEEVKVYNTGRQQIDLFKAPDEIKLKVDDFNRKVITRPFNEVVCNYLAQELDPASRRKTLIFCVSDSHADMVVDLLKQAFATQYGSVEDDAVIKITGAADRPLQLIRRYRNERLPNVAVTVDLLTTGIDVPEICNLVFLRQVNSRILFDQMLGRATRLCDFGGTDVKDAFRVFDAVRIFEAIGDMTAMQPVVVNPKISFSQLAQELATLKDDAATALVRDQFLAKLQRKKRHLSDNDRQDFEAKAGMPVQAFIQKLKAMSPTDVAAWFVQNPELGELLDRRGDGPEREMYVSEHADRFERADRGYGKAQKPDDYLRAFGDFIRDQGNQIPALVTVLTRPRELTRAQLRELVLTLDRAGFTETNLASAWRELTNQDIAARIVGYIRQAAIGDALVPYAERVDHALQNLLAHPPGGKPWSTPQRDWLKRIAAQTKANVLVDRAALDDPDLIFKREGGGFNRLDKVFNGRLQPVLEAFNDALWSPPSSANR, via the coding sequence ATGCAGGGCGATAAGGCATCGAATTTTGGACACCTCAAGGCGCACGATGAGCAACTCGTGCGCCTCGGGATGCTTGCTGAGCGCTACTTTGCGGACGATCCGAATACTTGCCTCCTGAAGCTTCGCCAATTGACGGAATTGCTCGCACAACTCGCAGCTTCGAACGTCGGGGTTTTCACCTCTTCCGAAGAAAAGCAGGTCGACCTGCTTCGCCGTCTGCAGGACCAGGGCATCATCCCGCGAGAGGTCGGGGCGTTGTTCGCGCAGGTCCGTAGGTCGGGCAACAACGCGAACCACAGTTTTGGCGGCGACCACCGCACCGCGTTGCTCAGCCTCCGGCTTACGTGGCAATTAGGCGTGTGGTTCCACCGGACCTTTAAGGATCCCGCCTTCAAGTCCGGCCCGTTCCTGCCTCCAGTGCCGCCGGCGAACGAAAGCGTCGAACTCACAACCGAACTCAACGCACTTCGGGTTGAGTTGGCCCAGTACCGAGCTACGCATCAGGATGCGGCCCAGGTGCTCGATCAGGCGCAGGCACAGATCAGGCGCGCCGAAGAAGATCGCGCGTTCTGGGAGAACATGGCCACGGAGGCCGAATCGGCAAAAGCCGCACTACTCCAGCGTATGGAGTTGCTTCAGGCCCAAGCCGGTGCGGAGCCACCACAGGCCATCGCGAGACTTGTAGCAGCCGCAAATTCGGCGGCAGCAGTCATCCAGATCAGCGAAGACGACACGCGCAAGCTCATCGACGAACAACTTGCCAGCGCGGGCTGGACGGTCGACTCGGCGCGGCTGACGTTCTCCAAAGGTGCCAGGCCCCAACGTGGCCAGAACCTCGCTATCGCCGAATGGCCCACCGAGACGGGGCCTGCCGACTACGCGCTGTTCATCGGCCTCACGCCGGTCGCCATCGTGGAGGCCAAGCGCAAGAACATCGACGTCTCGGCTGCATTGCAACAAGCCAAGCGCTACAGCCGCGGCTTCCGTGCATCACCCGAGGTGGAGCTTCCTGCCGACAACTTCGGAGCCAACGCCGAGTTCCGTATTCCCTTTGTGTTTTCCACCAACGGTCGTCCCTACTTGCGGCAGTTAGCTGAGAAAAGCGGCGTCTGGTTCTGTGACCTGCGGCGCCCAGAAAACCTCGGCCATGCACTAGACGGTTGGTACACGCCCGAAGGCCTGAGCGCGCTGATGGAGCGGGACGAAGACCGCGCGCACACCGAACTCGCCAATGCGCCATTCGAATACGGTTTTCCGCTACGCCCCTACCAGCAGAACGCCATCCGGGCGACCGAGGCCAGTATTCACGAGGGCCAGCGTGCCATCTTGCTGGCCATGGCCACTGGCACCGGCAAGACCAAGACCTGCATTGCCCTCATCTACCGCCTGCTCAATGCCAAGCGCTTTCGCCGCATCTTATTTTTGGTCGACCGCTCAGCCCTGGGCGAGCAGGCCGCGAATGCCTTCAAGGACACGCGGATGGAGCGTTTGCAGACCTTCGCCGACATTTTCGGCATCAAGGAACTGGATGCCCCACGGCCCGACGCCGACACGGCCGTCCATCTGGCCACGATCCAGGGCATGGTGCAACGTGTTCTGTACACCGCCGAAGGTGAGCTTCCACCTCCCGTCGACCAGTACGACTGCATCGTCGTCGACGAATGCCATCGCGGCTACCTGCTTGACCGTGAGTTGTCGGACACCGAACTCAGTTTCCGTGGCTACGACGACTACGTTTCCAAATACCGGCGCGTGCTGGACCACTTCGACGCTGTGAAGGTCGGCCTCACCGCCACGCCTGCGCTGCACACCACTCAGATCTTCGGACCGCCGGTGTTCACTTACGGGTACCGTGAGGCCGTCGTCGATGGCTGGCTGGTGGACTACGAACCGCCCATCCAGGTGCACACCCACTTGTCCAGCGAAGGCATCGCCTGGAAGGCTGGCGAGGAAGTCAAGGTTTACAACACGGGCCGCCAGCAGATCGACCTGTTCAAGGCGCCGGACGAGATCAAGCTCAAGGTCGACGATTTCAACCGCAAGGTCATCACACGACCGTTCAACGAGGTTGTTTGCAACTATTTGGCGCAGGAGCTGGACCCCGCGTCGCGCCGCAAGACGCTGATCTTCTGCGTCAGCGACAGTCATGCCGACATGGTGGTGGACTTGCTCAAGCAGGCTTTCGCCACCCAGTACGGTTCTGTGGAAGATGACGCCGTCATCAAGATCACCGGCGCGGCCGACAGGCCGCTGCAGTTGATCCGCCGCTACAGGAACGAACGCCTCCCCAACGTTGCGGTGACGGTGGACCTGCTGACCACCGGCATTGACGTGCCCGAGATCTGCAACCTGGTCTTCCTGCGACAGGTGAATAGCCGCATCCTGTTCGATCAGATGCTGGGCCGCGCTACGCGGCTGTGCGACTTCGGCGGTACCGACGTAAAGGACGCGTTCCGCGTGTTCGACGCCGTGCGCATCTTCGAGGCTATCGGCGACATGACGGCCATGCAGCCCGTGGTCGTGAATCCGAAAATCAGCTTCAGCCAACTGGCCCAGGAGCTGGCAACGCTCAAGGACGATGCCGCCACCGCCCTGGTGCGTGACCAGTTCCTGGCTAAGCTGCAGCGCAAGAAGCGTCACCTGTCTGACAACGACCGACAAGACTTCGAAGCCAAAGCCGGCATGCCCGTGCAGGCCTTCATCCAGAAACTGAAGGCTATGTCCCCGACCGATGTGGCCGCATGGTTCGTTCAAAACCCGGAGCTGGGCGAACTGCTGGACCGCCGCGGCGATGGCCCCGAACGCGAGATGTATGTGTCAGAGCATGCCGACCGCTTTGAACGTGCCGATCGCGGCTACGGCAAGGCCCAGAAGCCAGACGACTACCTCCGCGCGTTCGGCGATTTCATCCGGGACCAAGGCAACCAGATTCCGGCCTTGGTGACCGTGCTCACCCGCCCGCGCGAGCTGACCCGCGCCCAGCTGCGCGAGCTGGTGCTGACCCTGGACCGTGCCGGCTTCACCGAAACCAATCTGGCCTCGGCTTGGCGCGAGCTGACCAATCAGGACATCGCCGCGCGCATCGTCGGCTATATCCGCCAGGCCGCCATCGGCGACGCGCTGGTACCCTACGCCGAGCGGGTGGACCATGCGTTGCAAAACCTGCTGGCGCACCCGCCCGGCGGCAAGCCTTGGAGCACACCGCAGCGCGACTGGCTCAAACGCATTGCGGCGCAGACCAAGGCCAACGTGCTGGTAGACCGCGCCGCTCTCGACGACCCCGACCTCATCTTCAAGCGCGAAGGCGGCGGCTTCAACCGCCTCGACAAAGTCTTCAATGGCCGGCTCCAGCCCGTGCTGGAGGCCTTCAACGACGCGCTGTGGTCCCCACCATCATCGGCCAACCGCTGA
- a CDS encoding TRAP transporter large permease, with translation MIATLLFVAFVVMMLVGVPIGAALGLAGAACIALANSDAQWFGLLAVPQNFYAGLGKYPLLAIPMFVLVGSIFDRSGVALRLVNFAIAIVGRGPGMLPLVAIAVAMFLGGISGSGPANAAAVGAVMIAAMSRAGYPAAFSASVVGAAAATDILIPPSVAFIVYSVLVPGASVPALFAAGMIPGVMAGLALMIPAVLLARKHKMGALESTLPRPPFWKSFREATWGLAAPVLILGGMRAGWFTPTEAAVVAVFYGLFVGMCIHRTIKVRDLFVILRESGELSAVILLVVSLAGIFAYSLSTLGVIDPVTRAIVNSGLGEYGILALLILLLITVGMFLDGVSIFLIFVPLLLPIVQYYKWDPVWFGVILTLKVALGQFTPPLAVNLMVSCRIANVRMEETVRWVGWMLFSMFVVMVLVIVFPELALWLPRKLGY, from the coding sequence GTGATCGCTACCCTGCTCTTTGTCGCCTTCGTCGTGATGATGCTGGTGGGCGTGCCCATCGGCGCCGCACTGGGACTGGCGGGCGCCGCCTGCATCGCGCTGGCCAACAGCGACGCCCAGTGGTTCGGCTTGCTCGCCGTGCCGCAGAACTTCTATGCCGGCCTGGGCAAGTATCCGCTGCTGGCCATTCCGATGTTCGTGCTGGTCGGCTCCATCTTCGACCGCTCCGGCGTGGCGCTGCGTCTCGTCAACTTTGCCATTGCCATCGTGGGCCGCGGCCCCGGCATGCTGCCGCTGGTGGCGATTGCCGTGGCGATGTTCCTCGGCGGCATCTCCGGCTCCGGCCCGGCCAACGCGGCGGCCGTGGGCGCGGTGATGATCGCGGCCATGTCGCGCGCCGGCTACCCGGCGGCGTTCTCCGCCAGCGTGGTGGGCGCGGCGGCGGCCACCGACATCCTGATTCCGCCTTCGGTCGCGTTCATCGTGTATTCGGTGCTGGTGCCGGGCGCCTCGGTGCCGGCGCTGTTTGCGGCCGGCATGATCCCGGGCGTGATGGCCGGCCTGGCGCTGATGATTCCGGCCGTGCTGCTGGCCCGCAAGCACAAGATGGGCGCGCTCGAATCGACGCTGCCGCGCCCGCCTTTCTGGAAGAGCTTTCGCGAAGCGACCTGGGGGCTGGCGGCGCCGGTGCTCATTCTGGGCGGCATGCGCGCCGGCTGGTTCACGCCGACCGAAGCGGCGGTGGTGGCGGTGTTCTACGGCCTGTTCGTGGGCATGTGCATTCACCGGACCATCAAGGTGCGCGACCTGTTCGTGATCTTGCGCGAGTCGGGCGAACTCTCTGCGGTGATTCTGCTGGTGGTGTCGCTGGCGGGCATCTTCGCTTATTCGCTGTCGACGCTGGGCGTGATCGACCCGGTGACGCGCGCCATCGTGAACTCGGGCCTGGGCGAATACGGCATCCTGGCGCTGCTGATATTGCTGCTGATCACTGTCGGCATGTTCCTGGACGGCGTGTCGATTTTCCTGATCTTCGTGCCGCTGCTGCTGCCGATCGTGCAGTACTACAAGTGGGACCCGGTCTGGTTCGGCGTGATCCTCACGCTGAAGGTGGCGCTGGGCCAGTTCACGCCGCCGCTCGCGGTCAACCTGATGGTGTCGTGCCGCATCGCGAATGTGCGCATGGAAGAGACGGTGCGATGGGTGGGGTGGATGCTGTTCTCGATGTTCGTGGTGATGGTGCTGGTCATCGTCTTCCCGGAGCTGGCTTTGTGGTTGCCTCGCAAGTTGGGGTACTGA
- a CDS encoding GlxA family transcriptional regulator has translation MHDFTILVLPGAFNSSVAVTLDMLGAAQALAPRAGVAPPRWRLCSVQGGPVPLQAGMAIDTARLPVRPRDDRSAWVVPGLGLNTPGDIRGCLESDDAAKAIAGLVRHAKAGGQVAASCSAVFLLNAAGLLQGRRATTSWWYAPLLARMAPGCTVDADRMVCADGPVVTAGAAFAQTDLMLHLLRERCGSALTDLVSRMLLIDGRQAQAPFVVPEVLANGNDLVARLAARVESALPDAPAVSALAREFCMSERTLSRHIRKATGKSTQALVQSVRLRRARALLETSRMTVEQVAGAVGYQDATALRRLMKKMAGANPSRYRS, from the coding sequence ATGCACGACTTCACGATCCTGGTGCTGCCCGGCGCCTTCAATTCGAGCGTCGCGGTCACGCTCGACATGCTCGGCGCCGCGCAGGCCTTGGCTCCGCGTGCCGGCGTGGCGCCGCCGCGCTGGCGGCTGTGTTCGGTGCAGGGCGGCCCGGTGCCGCTGCAGGCCGGCATGGCCATCGACACCGCGCGCCTGCCCGTACGGCCGCGCGACGACCGCTCGGCCTGGGTGGTGCCGGGGCTCGGCCTCAACACGCCGGGCGACATCCGCGGCTGCCTCGAGAGCGATGACGCAGCCAAGGCAATCGCGGGCCTGGTGCGGCACGCAAAGGCCGGCGGGCAGGTCGCGGCCTCGTGCTCGGCCGTGTTTTTGCTCAACGCGGCCGGGCTGCTTCAGGGCCGGCGCGCGACCACCTCGTGGTGGTATGCGCCGCTGCTCGCGCGCATGGCGCCCGGCTGCACCGTCGATGCCGACCGCATGGTGTGCGCCGACGGCCCGGTGGTCACGGCCGGCGCCGCGTTCGCGCAGACCGACCTGATGCTGCACCTGCTGCGCGAGCGCTGCGGCAGCGCGCTCACCGACCTGGTCTCGCGCATGCTGCTGATCGATGGGCGCCAGGCACAGGCGCCGTTCGTGGTGCCGGAAGTGCTGGCCAACGGCAACGACCTGGTGGCGCGGCTGGCCGCGCGCGTCGAGTCGGCGCTGCCAGACGCACCGGCCGTCAGTGCGCTGGCGCGCGAGTTCTGCATGTCGGAGCGCACGCTGTCACGCCACATCCGCAAGGCCACCGGCAAGAGCACGCAGGCGCTGGTGCAGAGCGTGCGGCTGCGGCGCGCCCGCGCGCTGCTCGAAACCAGCCGCATGACGGTCGAGCAGGTGGCCGGCGCGGTGGGCTACCAGGACGCCACCGCGTTGCGGCGCCTGATGAAGAAGATGGCGGGGGCCAACCCGAGCCGCTATCGCAGCTGA
- a CDS encoding DctP family TRAP transporter solute-binding subunit: MKFRRTLLGLAAATTALGMFSTGAMAQAAYKPEYKMSLVLGPPTPWGQAGKIWADMVKERTQGRINIKLYPGVSLIQGDQTREFSALRQGVIDMAVGSTINWSPQVKQLNLFSMPFLMPDYAAIDALTQGEVGKEMFKTLDKAGVVPLAWGENGFREITNSKKPIRSPADIKGMKIRVVGSPIYSDMFTALGANPTQMSWADAQPALASGAVDGQENPLFLFTVLKMQTVGQKFVTTWGYVADPLVFVVNKEIWASWTPADQAIVRQAAIDAGKEEIAIARKGLVEADKPVLKDIAGMGVTVTSLTPAEREAFVKATRPVYDKWKSTVGTDLVAKAEQAIAARKK; this comes from the coding sequence ATGAAATTCCGCCGCACCCTGCTCGGGCTCGCCGCAGCAACCACCGCCCTCGGCATGTTCTCGACCGGCGCAATGGCGCAGGCCGCCTACAAGCCCGAATACAAGATGTCCCTCGTGCTCGGCCCGCCCACCCCCTGGGGCCAGGCCGGGAAAATCTGGGCCGACATGGTCAAAGAGCGCACTCAGGGCCGCATCAACATCAAGCTCTACCCCGGCGTCTCGCTCATCCAGGGCGACCAGACCCGCGAGTTCAGCGCACTGCGCCAGGGCGTCATCGACATGGCAGTCGGCTCCACCATCAACTGGTCGCCGCAGGTCAAGCAGCTCAACCTGTTCTCCATGCCCTTCCTGATGCCCGACTACGCGGCCATCGACGCGCTCACGCAGGGCGAGGTCGGCAAGGAAATGTTCAAGACGCTCGACAAGGCCGGCGTGGTGCCGCTCGCGTGGGGCGAAAACGGCTTCCGCGAAATCACCAACTCCAAGAAGCCCATCAGGTCGCCGGCAGACATCAAGGGCATGAAGATCCGCGTGGTCGGCTCGCCCATCTACTCCGACATGTTCACCGCGCTCGGCGCCAACCCCACGCAGATGAGCTGGGCCGACGCACAGCCGGCCCTCGCGAGCGGCGCGGTCGACGGCCAGGAGAACCCGCTGTTCCTGTTCACCGTGCTCAAGATGCAGACCGTGGGCCAGAAGTTCGTCACCACCTGGGGCTACGTGGCCGACCCGCTGGTGTTCGTGGTCAACAAGGAAATCTGGGCTTCGTGGACCCCTGCCGACCAGGCCATCGTGCGGCAGGCCGCCATCGACGCGGGCAAGGAAGAGATCGCCATCGCGCGCAAGGGCCTGGTGGAGGCCGACAAGCCGGTGCTGAAAGACATCGCGGGCATGGGCGTGACGGTGACGAGCCTCACGCCGGCGGAGCGCGAAGCCTTCGTGAAGGCGACGCGGCCGGTGTACGACAAGTGGAAGTCGACCGTGGGCACGGACCTGGTGGCGAAGGCCGAGCAGGCGATTGCCGCGCGCAAGAAGTAA